From a single Candidatus Zixiibacteriota bacterium genomic region:
- a CDS encoding two-component regulator propeller domain-containing protein, whose amino-acid sequence MKRAGHITALAALTLFITALPLRAFRPEGQALIYANFSFINYIATSQKHVYFATTGGIVVYNKIELRWETPLTGAGGIDSDNADRIWVDRFDQHLYAQTQGGLWEYDFVFKRWSSLPELPSIDSDDKHVAPPPTMFAPFGYNYVGTGNLVDPHGRTFRITDMVDDGAGNLWIGTWALGAATADAAGLVIALLPYGLLQNPAYALLDEDSLLWVAGPMLGSPRTGVTGFDRANNRFLWVESGAGVDFPAVDVNCLAGDKANLYLGTVGGLLVMDRATLRVSSRVDKRRGLTDQNILSMATVGDSIFLGTSNGLLLLYHGLDSVVYIGQREFYNRIIYDLLPVDNALWIGSGVGAYRFFLDDNRLQKFQDPDQVLFNRVFDIDRAGRDLWLASDGGMVRIDLDSGGTEPFRTLSRKLDSRALAASDQMVAAASDFGVTVTFFNDGKPYQREFGVEDGLPSRYVYALLLDGDYLWIGTDRGLCHFWWNNPRRID is encoded by the coding sequence GTGAAACGCGCCGGCCATATCACCGCGCTGGCGGCCCTCACTTTGTTTATTACGGCGTTGCCCCTGCGTGCCTTCCGCCCGGAAGGCCAGGCTTTGATCTACGCCAATTTCAGCTTCATCAACTACATCGCCACTTCGCAGAAACATGTCTATTTCGCCACTACCGGCGGGATAGTTGTCTATAACAAGATCGAACTTCGCTGGGAAACGCCGTTGACCGGTGCAGGTGGTATCGACAGTGACAACGCCGACCGAATCTGGGTGGACCGATTCGACCAGCATCTGTACGCCCAGACCCAGGGGGGGCTGTGGGAATATGACTTCGTATTCAAACGATGGTCCTCGCTGCCGGAGCTACCGTCGATCGACTCCGATGATAAGCACGTGGCTCCACCGCCGACTATGTTCGCACCGTTCGGTTACAACTATGTCGGTACCGGAAACCTGGTGGATCCGCACGGCCGGACATTTCGCATCACCGATATGGTCGACGATGGCGCCGGCAATCTCTGGATCGGTACCTGGGCGCTGGGGGCGGCGACCGCCGATGCCGCTGGTCTGGTGATCGCACTGCTGCCGTACGGCCTTTTGCAGAATCCGGCCTATGCGCTGCTCGATGAGGATTCGCTGCTCTGGGTGGCGGGCCCGATGCTGGGGAGTCCGCGTACCGGCGTGACCGGGTTCGACCGCGCCAATAATCGCTTTCTCTGGGTCGAGTCCGGTGCCGGAGTTGATTTCCCGGCGGTCGACGTTAACTGCCTGGCGGGTGATAAGGCCAATCTGTACCTTGGCACTGTCGGCGGTCTTTTGGTGATGGACCGTGCGACCCTTCGCGTGTCGTCACGAGTGGACAAACGGCGCGGCCTGACCGACCAGAATATCCTCAGCATGGCTACGGTGGGAGATTCGATCTTCCTGGGGACATCCAACGGCCTCTTGCTGTTGTATCACGGTCTCGATTCGGTCGTCTATATCGGGCAGCGGGAATTCTACAACCGCATCATCTATGACCTGTTGCCGGTGGACAATGCCCTCTGGATCGGCTCCGGCGTGGGCGCATATCGATTCTTCCTCGACGACAACCGGCTCCAGAAATTCCAGGACCCGGATCAGGTACTGTTCAATCGGGTGTTCGATATCGATCGCGCCGGACGTGACCTCTGGCTGGCTTCTGATGGCGGCATGGTCCGTATCGATCTGGACAGCGGCGGCACCGAGCCGTTTCGAACGCTCAGTCGCAAACTCGACAGCCGGGCGTTGGCCGCGAGCGACCAGATGGTGGCTGCGGCATCGGACTTCGGTGTGACTGTCACGTTTTTCAATGACGGCAAACCGTACCAGCGGGAGTTCGGAGTGGAAGATGGGTTGCCGTCCCGATATGTTTATGCGCTCCTCCTCGATGGCGACTACCTGTGGATCGGGACTGATCGTGGGCTCTGCCATTTCTGGTGGAACAACCCGCGCCGAATCGACTGA
- a CDS encoding YbbR-like domain-containing protein, whose translation MKWLIDNFWLKLVALAMGLLIWLHVATEKMYNYELRLPVTKVDLKENHTLASPPPDSVTVTVSAKGKQLLRLNWRQQGVRISATKYASGHYTIPLGTDNTYLVNPTKNVLLDEIIAPATVDLDIDVESKIDVLVTPDLAATADDGFAVSRRIDAIPPRVSLYGPKSQLRGIATVFTERKELSGLRSSVTVRVPLVAPKGIGMRLVPDSTTLNIDVVPVKTRVYERLPIVVYNAPPNQPVTTYPSFIRVELTGPPEDIDLLNRNALTVSADYRMMNRTSVAPLKIDCPANFRVKKSSADSVKILIGNHADSGN comes from the coding sequence ATGAAATGGCTGATCGACAATTTCTGGCTCAAACTCGTGGCGCTGGCTATGGGGCTTCTTATCTGGCTCCATGTCGCCACGGAAAAAATGTACAATTACGAGCTGCGGCTGCCGGTCACCAAGGTCGATCTCAAGGAGAATCACACCTTGGCTTCGCCGCCTCCCGATTCGGTGACTGTGACCGTCTCCGCCAAAGGAAAGCAACTGCTCCGTCTTAATTGGCGACAGCAGGGAGTACGTATCAGTGCCACCAAGTATGCCTCCGGTCATTACACCATCCCGCTTGGCACCGACAACACCTACCTGGTAAATCCCACCAAGAATGTTCTCCTTGATGAAATCATCGCGCCCGCGACAGTCGATCTCGACATTGACGTGGAATCGAAGATCGATGTTCTGGTGACCCCGGACCTGGCCGCCACTGCCGATGATGGGTTCGCGGTGAGCCGTCGGATCGATGCTATCCCGCCGCGCGTGAGTCTCTATGGCCCGAAATCGCAACTGCGCGGAATCGCCACCGTGTTCACGGAGCGGAAAGAGCTGAGCGGCCTTCGCAGCAGTGTGACGGTAAGAGTGCCGCTGGTCGCACCCAAGGGGATCGGCATGCGGCTGGTGCCGGATTCAACCACGCTCAATATCGATGTTGTCCCGGTCAAAACGCGCGTGTACGAGCGGCTGCCGATTGTGGTGTACAACGCTCCGCCCAATCAGCCGGTGACCACCTATCCCAGTTTCATCCGCGTGGAGCTTACCGGTCCGCCGGAAGATATCGACCTGCTCAACCGTAACGCGCTCACGGTCTCGGCCGATTACCGCATGATGAACCGCACGTCAGTCGCGCCTCTGAAAATCGATTGCCCGGCCAATTTCCGCGTCAAGAAGTCATCGGCGGATTCTGTCAAGATTCTTATCGGCAACCATGCTGACTCTGGGAATTGA
- the tsaD gene encoding tRNA (adenosine(37)-N6)-threonylcarbamoyltransferase complex transferase subunit TsaD, whose translation MLTLGIETSCDETSAAVVEDGRRTLSNIILSQAIHTKFGGVVPEVASREHIKTIIPIYEQALSEAGVTLDDIALIAATQGPGLVGPLLVGLTFAKGLAFARSLPFVPVNHMEGHLAANILEHHELDTHHLTLVVSGGHTMLVEVKSFGEYEILGRTRDDAAGEAFDKVAKVMGLGYPGGAELDKLAQSGDRNYYRFPRSVLKDNYQFSYSGLKTAVALYIQKLDKDEFELHKADIAASFQEAAVDVLVDKTVKAAQDKNIRDVTISGGVAANSRLRSLMKERLDRIGRRLFFPSLSLCTDNAAMIAAAGYFRFKKFGPGELIADAVPYLRLE comes from the coding sequence ATGCTGACTCTGGGAATTGAAACCTCGTGCGATGAGACCTCGGCGGCCGTAGTCGAGGATGGTCGCAGGACGCTCTCGAATATCATCCTTTCACAGGCGATTCACACCAAATTCGGCGGGGTGGTGCCCGAAGTAGCCAGCCGCGAGCATATCAAGACGATTATTCCCATTTACGAGCAGGCGCTCTCTGAGGCCGGTGTTACCCTTGATGACATAGCGCTCATTGCCGCCACGCAGGGGCCCGGTCTGGTGGGACCACTGCTCGTGGGACTCACGTTTGCCAAGGGGTTGGCGTTTGCACGCTCGCTGCCGTTCGTACCAGTGAACCACATGGAAGGGCATTTGGCAGCCAACATTCTGGAGCATCATGAACTGGACACGCACCATCTCACCCTGGTTGTCTCCGGCGGCCACACCATGCTGGTCGAGGTGAAATCGTTCGGCGAGTATGAAATTCTCGGTCGCACGCGGGATGATGCCGCCGGTGAGGCGTTCGACAAAGTGGCCAAGGTAATGGGGCTGGGGTATCCAGGCGGAGCGGAACTCGACAAGCTGGCGCAGTCGGGAGACCGCAACTACTATCGCTTTCCGCGCTCAGTGCTCAAAGACAACTACCAGTTTTCGTATTCGGGCCTCAAGACGGCGGTGGCTTTGTATATCCAGAAGCTCGACAAGGATGAATTCGAACTGCACAAGGCGGATATTGCTGCGTCGTTCCAGGAAGCGGCGGTCGATGTGCTGGTGGACAAGACGGTGAAGGCGGCGCAGGACAAGAACATCCGGGATGTCACGATCTCCGGTGGCGTGGCGGCCAACAGCCGCTTGCGGTCGCTGATGAAAGAGCGGCTGGACCGAATCGGCCGCCGACTGTTCTTCCCGTCGCTCTCACTTTGCACTGACAATGCCGCGATGATTGCCGCGGCGGGATATTTTCGCTTCAAGAAATTCGGCCCGGGGGAGCTGATCGCTGACGCCGTGCCGTATTTGAGGTTGGAGTAG
- a CDS encoding FRG domain-containing protein, with amino-acid sequence MDDSYEKQADRVIRTLKHDSWHGFVDWVINSAKGTEELYRGQRQDWDLLPRIVRTARQRGISDVHSTARDHLEAFRYAIRGRGGIEEFAHQDEDGLWALGQHFGLDTVLLDWTLSPFVALYFALEEADQEPLDRPRCVYQLFHVGAVKNMSVHTDKFKKLVSDLSEAISPIVMDDIRNLQRVLRVVQPLAHANPRLVAQRAVSLTWNLGHTLEQVIKENWKSNDLVMIKHLIPSDDRIKCLHCLDLMNINAGTLFPDIQGAVKYCNFKLANDV; translated from the coding sequence ATGGATGATTCGTATGAGAAGCAGGCGGACAGAGTCATTCGAACGCTAAAACATGATTCATGGCATGGATTCGTCGACTGGGTTATCAATAGTGCCAAGGGGACTGAAGAACTGTATAGGGGCCAACGACAGGACTGGGATTTGCTTCCAAGGATAGTCCGAACTGCACGACAGCGAGGGATCTCTGATGTTCACTCAACAGCGCGCGATCACCTGGAGGCATTTCGGTATGCAATAAGGGGTAGGGGAGGAATAGAGGAGTTTGCACACCAGGATGAAGATGGTCTATGGGCACTCGGTCAGCACTTTGGACTGGATACGGTCTTACTCGATTGGACCTTGTCACCCTTCGTGGCGTTGTATTTCGCTTTGGAGGAAGCAGACCAGGAACCGCTTGATAGACCCCGATGCGTCTACCAGCTATTCCATGTTGGAGCCGTGAAGAATATGTCTGTCCACACTGACAAATTCAAGAAGTTGGTCAGTGACTTGTCGGAGGCTATATCACCGATTGTAATGGACGACATCAGAAATCTTCAGCGCGTATTACGAGTAGTGCAGCCGCTCGCCCATGCCAATCCAAGGTTAGTGGCACAACGTGCTGTTTCACTCACGTGGAACTTGGGGCACACACTCGAACAAGTCATAAAGGAGAATTGGAAAAGCAATGACTTAGTAATGATCAAACATCTAATTCCGTCAGATGACCGCATTAAGTGCTTGCACTGCCTTGATCTCATGAACATAAACGCCGGGACCCTCTTTCCAGATATTCAGGGTGCAGTAAAGTACTGCAATTTCAAACTGGCAAACGACGTATAG
- a CDS encoding TOBE domain-containing protein, with amino-acid sequence MKYGARNRIAGKVTSVKNGDIMSLVKFNVTGPVTMASVLTTESVEELGLKVGDEVELIVKAVHVLPVKN; translated from the coding sequence ATGAAATACGGCGCGCGCAACAGAATCGCCGGGAAAGTGACCTCGGTGAAAAACGGCGATATCATGTCGCTGGTGAAATTCAACGTCACCGGCCCGGTCACTATGGCCTCGGTACTGACGACCGAATCGGTGGAGGAGTTGGGGTTGAAGGTGGGGGATGAAGTCGAGCTGATCGTGAAGGCGGTACATGTGCTGCCGGTGAAGAATTAG
- the eno gene encoding phosphopyruvate hydratase encodes MSDFSYIHARQILDSRGNPTIEVDVSLSDGTLGRAAVPSGASTGAHEAVELRDGNAKVYFGKSVLKAVANVNEKIGPRLIADSIDPYDQLAVDRYLIAMDGTENKGKLGANALLGVSLATAKAAAESRGRFLYEYIGGCNAKTLPVPMMNILNGGKHADNNVDLQEFMIMPVGARSFAQALQMGAEVFGHLKQVLKKKGMNTAVGDEGGFAPDLKSNEEALQVIMQAVENSGYKAGKDILLALDPASTEFYDAKTKNYVLKAEGKKFSSSKMIDYYAGLCKKYPIISIEDGLSEDDWDGWQELTKRLGSKVQLVGDDLYVTNPKRLARGIENRSTNSILIKLNQIGTLTETLDAIQMAQKANFTAVVSHRSGETEDSTIADVVVATNAGQIKTGSMCRTDRICKYNQLLRIEEQLGANAVYAGREAFYSIK; translated from the coding sequence ATGTCCGACTTTTCGTACATTCATGCCCGTCAGATTCTCGACAGCCGAGGCAATCCCACTATTGAAGTTGATGTTTCTTTAAGCGACGGCACGCTCGGGCGGGCGGCGGTGCCATCGGGGGCATCGACCGGAGCACACGAGGCGGTGGAACTTCGGGATGGCAATGCCAAGGTCTATTTCGGCAAGTCCGTGCTGAAAGCGGTCGCCAACGTGAATGAGAAGATCGGCCCACGGCTGATCGCGGACAGTATCGACCCGTACGACCAATTGGCGGTCGACCGCTACCTGATAGCGATGGATGGAACAGAGAACAAGGGGAAACTGGGGGCGAACGCGCTGCTTGGTGTGTCACTCGCCACGGCGAAGGCGGCGGCGGAGAGCCGGGGGCGGTTCCTGTACGAATATATCGGCGGCTGCAACGCCAAGACCCTCCCGGTGCCGATGATGAACATCCTCAACGGCGGCAAACACGCCGACAACAATGTCGATCTGCAGGAGTTCATGATCATGCCGGTCGGGGCAAGGAGTTTCGCCCAGGCGCTTCAGATGGGAGCGGAAGTGTTCGGCCATCTCAAGCAGGTGCTCAAGAAAAAGGGGATGAACACGGCGGTCGGCGATGAAGGTGGCTTTGCACCGGATCTGAAATCCAACGAGGAAGCGCTGCAGGTAATCATGCAGGCGGTCGAAAACTCCGGCTACAAAGCCGGCAAAGACATCCTGCTGGCGCTCGACCCGGCCTCAACTGAGTTTTATGACGCCAAGACGAAGAATTATGTACTGAAAGCTGAGGGGAAAAAGTTCTCCAGTTCCAAAATGATAGACTACTATGCCGGGCTCTGCAAGAAGTACCCGATCATCTCTATCGAAGATGGCTTATCCGAGGATGACTGGGACGGCTGGCAGGAATTGACCAAGCGACTCGGAAGCAAGGTGCAACTGGTCGGTGACGATCTCTATGTCACCAATCCGAAACGGCTGGCGCGCGGTATTGAGAATCGCTCGACGAACTCAATCCTGATAAAGCTGAACCAGATCGGGACGTTGACCGAGACGCTGGATGCTATCCAGATGGCACAGAAGGCGAATTTCACGGCGGTGGTGTCGCACCGCTCAGGCGAGACCGAGGACAGCACTATTGCCGACGTTGTCGTTGCCACCAATGCCGGGCAGATCAAGACCGGCTCGATGTGCCGCACGGACCGTATCTGCAAGTATAACCAGTTGCTTCGTATTGAAGAGCAGCTCGGCGCGAATGCGGTGTACGCGGGTAGAGAGGCGTTTTATAGTATTAAGTAG
- a CDS encoding CPXCG motif-containing cysteine-rich protein, translating to MDQFFLCAACGEENELFIDPTKGDKQEFVQDCRVCCRPNVVKARFNYYSNEYDLEVYQEDVG from the coding sequence ATGGACCAGTTTTTCCTCTGTGCCGCCTGCGGCGAAGAAAACGAGCTGTTTATCGACCCTACAAAAGGGGATAAGCAGGAATTCGTGCAGGACTGCCGGGTCTGCTGCCGGCCAAATGTTGTCAAAGCCCGTTTCAATTACTACTCTAACGAGTACGATCTTGAGGTATATCAGGAGGATGTCGGGTAA
- a CDS encoding glycosyltransferase family 39 protein codes for MPVRSDWLVRLLGLLAVMVGAAALFAFDFVKQQLLFLSADGVVEPHSFLQLQILLVSAGIVGVYLFFHHRLTPHLQGSASRLSTVGTSQFLIWTLGLAALFRTLVVMFLPVVLWADSLGYHDYAVTWARVGSYMENGLPTAVWPPAWPWLLSRLYLLFGELTILGAIVNALLGLGTCLLSYLTVRRLFNERAARVTLVLMAIFPSQVLFLDLLVSEYLFTFLLWLGMYVLIRVDNSRLNRFWFLVGGGIVLGLAMLTRSLIQLLPLVFVPYWWMRNESLRSIAGRVALVVVGMALVVTPWIIRNYHHVGVAAVSSNGGINFYIGNNPRSGIGWLEVDTTVFLLGNPAKEAGNNELGYRLGWQYIAGHPAAFVKRGILKVAYTFASDIDAIVSHLIVAAKAQRTDFYVVAAVVMQSVYLIALLWAALGIWHYYRQGSYRLHPGGVLLVLVVLYWMAVHFVFFGCGRFHFPLIPIIAAFASLYLATDRSGSREVN; via the coding sequence ATGCCGGTGCGTTCCGACTGGCTTGTCCGTCTATTGGGATTGCTGGCCGTTATGGTCGGCGCTGCGGCGTTGTTCGCGTTTGATTTTGTCAAACAGCAGTTGCTGTTTCTGAGCGCCGACGGAGTAGTCGAACCGCACAGCTTTCTCCAATTGCAGATTCTCCTCGTATCCGCCGGAATTGTTGGAGTATATCTGTTCTTTCACCATCGACTGACGCCGCATCTTCAAGGTTCTGCATCTCGCTTGAGCACTGTGGGGACGTCGCAGTTCTTAATCTGGACTTTGGGCCTGGCAGCATTATTTCGCACGTTGGTTGTCATGTTCCTGCCGGTGGTTCTGTGGGCGGATAGTCTCGGCTATCATGATTACGCCGTAACCTGGGCGAGGGTGGGTAGCTATATGGAAAACGGCCTTCCCACCGCCGTATGGCCGCCGGCATGGCCGTGGCTGCTGTCGCGTCTATATCTCCTGTTTGGCGAACTGACTATTCTTGGAGCAATCGTCAACGCTTTACTGGGACTCGGTACCTGTCTGCTGAGCTATCTGACTGTGCGCCGTCTTTTCAATGAGCGCGCCGCTCGCGTCACGCTTGTTTTGATGGCCATATTCCCGAGCCAGGTTCTCTTTCTTGACCTGCTCGTTTCCGAGTATCTATTCACGTTTCTGCTGTGGCTCGGAATGTATGTCCTCATCCGTGTTGATAACTCCAGACTGAACCGATTCTGGTTTCTTGTTGGTGGTGGAATTGTGCTTGGTCTTGCCATGCTGACCCGAAGCCTGATCCAGTTGTTGCCGCTGGTTTTTGTCCCATATTGGTGGATGCGCAATGAATCACTCCGGTCAATAGCCGGCCGAGTGGCGTTAGTCGTGGTCGGCATGGCTCTTGTAGTTACGCCCTGGATAATTCGCAATTATCATCACGTGGGGGTCGCAGCGGTTTCTTCCAATGGCGGCATCAACTTCTATATAGGCAATAATCCGAGATCGGGAATAGGCTGGCTTGAGGTGGACACTACCGTTTTCCTCTTAGGGAATCCCGCAAAAGAGGCCGGCAATAACGAACTCGGGTACCGGCTTGGCTGGCAGTATATCGCCGGTCATCCGGCGGCTTTTGTGAAGCGCGGGATCCTGAAAGTCGCATATACGTTTGCGTCGGACATTGATGCTATAGTCAGCCACCTCATAGTTGCCGCGAAAGCGCAACGCACCGATTTTTATGTCGTGGCCGCCGTCGTCATGCAGTCGGTTTATCTAATCGCTCTGCTGTGGGCAGCGCTTGGAATCTGGCACTATTATCGTCAGGGTTCATACCGGCTGCATCCGGGCGGCGTTCTGTTGGTGTTGGTTGTTTTGTACTGGATGGCTGTCCATTTCGTATTCTTCGGGTGCGGCCGCTTTCATTTCCCTCTTATCCCGATTATTGCCGCTTTCGCCTCGCTGTATCTCGCCACGGATCGGTCGGGTTCCCGAGAGGTCAATTGA
- a CDS encoding SDR family oxidoreductase, translated as MKYLITGGAGFIGSNIARKLLEDGHRVRVLDNFSSGKEDNLAEIINDIELVEGDIRDFWTVLRAVAGIDYVLHQAALPSVPRSVANPLTSNAVNIDGTLNVLEASRNAGVKKFVMASSSSIYGESEELPKHEKMVPSPLSPYAITKLTNEYYLKVYWELYRFPTVSLRYFNIFGPRQDPKSEYAPVIPRFISFLLDKKSPTVFGDGEQSRDFTFIDNCVQANILAATNEHLVGDSFNVACGGQFTLNQLLDQLRQIIGVTTKANYDPPRAGDIKHSFASIDKLRRFGYNPTVSFEEGLKRTVTFFADKAGKKVPVK; from the coding sequence ATGAAATATCTCATTACGGGCGGGGCAGGGTTTATCGGCTCCAATATCGCCAGGAAACTGCTCGAGGACGGCCACCGGGTTCGGGTGCTGGACAACTTCTCGTCCGGCAAAGAAGATAACCTGGCCGAGATCATCAACGATATCGAACTGGTCGAAGGTGACATCCGGGATTTCTGGACCGTTCTTCGGGCAGTAGCCGGCATCGACTATGTTCTTCACCAGGCGGCATTACCGTCGGTCCCTCGGTCGGTGGCCAATCCGCTGACCTCGAACGCCGTCAATATCGATGGCACCCTGAATGTACTCGAGGCTTCACGTAACGCCGGCGTCAAGAAGTTCGTGATGGCGTCGTCATCGTCGATCTACGGTGAGTCCGAGGAACTGCCCAAACACGAAAAGATGGTCCCCAGTCCGTTGTCGCCGTATGCCATCACCAAACTCACGAACGAATATTACTTGAAAGTGTACTGGGAGCTGTATCGGTTCCCAACCGTCTCGCTGCGCTATTTCAACATCTTTGGCCCGCGTCAGGACCCCAAAAGCGAATACGCGCCGGTGATTCCCCGGTTCATCTCGTTCCTGTTGGACAAGAAATCGCCGACGGTGTTCGGCGACGGTGAGCAGTCGCGCGATTTTACCTTTATCGACAACTGCGTGCAGGCGAATATCCTCGCTGCTACGAACGAGCACTTGGTCGGGGATTCATTCAATGTTGCCTGCGGCGGGCAGTTCACACTGAACCAGCTGCTTGATCAGCTCAGACAAATCATCGGAGTGACGACCAAAGCCAATTACGATCCGCCGAGAGCGGGAGATATCAAGCACTCATTTGCGTCGATCGATAAGCTGCGGCGGTTCGGCTACAATCCGACCGTTAGTTTTGAAGAAGGGCTGAAGCGGACGGTTACGTTCTTTGCCGACAAAGCAGGCAAGAAAGTGCCTGTGAAGTGA
- a CDS encoding zinc ribbon domain-containing protein, whose protein sequence is MPMYEYACNECGRKFEELVRHEDETVSCPVCQSSDARKLLSMFASSISSGSGTAAPSCGSGDCGSGFS, encoded by the coding sequence ATGCCGATGTACGAATATGCGTGTAATGAATGCGGCCGGAAGTTCGAGGAACTGGTTCGCCATGAGGACGAGACAGTCTCCTGCCCTGTCTGTCAGTCGAGCGACGCACGCAAGCTGCTCTCAATGTTTGCTTCCTCGATAAGCTCCGGATCGGGTACGGCGGCGCCGTCGTGCGGCTCAGGCGACTGCGGAAGCGGGTTTAGTTGA
- a CDS encoding DUF302 domain-containing protein translates to MNETFAYTLKTDKTMDSVLAAIEKLVPEHNFRILHIHDVQATLAEKGFQRDPLKIVEVCNSKFAHEALKKEMDVALFMPCRITVYTEGTKTVVSLGRPTMIGQMMPKAGLESLAAEVEATLIKVMKAAV, encoded by the coding sequence ATGAATGAGACATTTGCCTACACGCTGAAGACTGATAAAACGATGGACTCCGTGTTGGCGGCCATCGAGAAGTTGGTGCCGGAACATAATTTTCGGATTCTGCATATCCACGATGTCCAGGCGACACTGGCGGAGAAAGGGTTCCAGCGGGACCCGCTCAAAATCGTGGAGGTCTGCAACTCCAAGTTCGCCCACGAGGCGCTCAAAAAGGAGATGGATGTCGCGCTGTTCATGCCATGCCGAATCACTGTGTACACGGAGGGGACCAAAACCGTGGTGAGTCTGGGGCGCCCGACCATGATCGGCCAGATGATGCCCAAGGCGGGGCTTGAGTCTCTGGCGGCCGAGGTTGAGGCGACCCTTATCAAAGTAATGAAGGCAGCGGTTTAG
- a CDS encoding OsmC family protein — protein sequence MVTARMSWTGGKRFEGKSVFGHTIVTDTAKESGGQESGYKPTELLLYAIAGCTGVDVVGILQKQRQELTALEIEVVGHQPDTYPKPYHTVEIKYRARGKNLDSQKVTQAVELSMEKYCSVSQTVKCETKVTTAVEVILE from the coding sequence ATGGTAACAGCCAGGATGAGCTGGACCGGTGGCAAACGGTTTGAGGGGAAATCTGTGTTCGGTCACACTATCGTGACGGACACAGCGAAGGAATCCGGCGGGCAGGAGTCCGGCTACAAGCCGACCGAGCTGCTGTTGTATGCCATAGCCGGATGCACGGGAGTCGATGTGGTGGGGATCCTGCAGAAACAACGCCAAGAACTCACCGCTCTTGAGATCGAAGTGGTCGGTCACCAGCCGGATACATATCCCAAACCGTATCATACGGTTGAGATCAAGTACCGGGCGCGAGGGAAGAACCTCGATTCGCAGAAAGTCACTCAGGCGGTGGAACTGTCGATGGAGAAGTACTGCTCGGTAAGCCAGACCGTCAAGTGCGAAACGAAGGTCACTACGGCAGTTGAAGTGATTCTGGAATAG
- a CDS encoding YciI family protein, which yields MAGRTDDAEFGMVILRATSLEEARAMASADPAVRAGVFLLKEVKFFRVALWNATA from the coding sequence ATGGCGGGAAGGACCGATGACGCCGAGTTCGGTATGGTGATTCTAAGAGCAACTTCGCTGGAAGAAGCCCGAGCCATGGCATCGGCTGACCCGGCCGTCCGAGCAGGAGTCTTCCTGCTCAAAGAAGTGAAGTTCTTTCGCGTGGCACTCTGGAACGCAACTGCCTGA
- a CDS encoding TetR/AcrR family transcriptional regulator encodes MNDESKTNVPPGESAETGTMERILLAARTEFAQHGLAGARVDRIAESAHVNKAMLYYHFHSKDDLYLGVIRDYFSHVAERLRQQTDPQPDVEQFLLAVAESHRHLVTTMPDFLPIFLRELAEPREEVLECIVQAIVGSRVPSMGRERFRSEMESGKIRPLDMRQAIISFIAMSLGYYLMSPVADRIWSITDRERFLAERPRAIVDIFLNGVRPRR; translated from the coding sequence ATGAACGACGAATCAAAGACAAACGTGCCTCCCGGTGAGTCGGCTGAAACCGGCACGATGGAGCGAATCCTCTTAGCCGCCCGGACAGAGTTCGCACAGCACGGCTTGGCCGGCGCCAGAGTAGATCGCATTGCCGAATCAGCCCATGTGAATAAGGCGATGCTCTATTACCATTTTCATTCTAAAGATGATCTCTATCTCGGAGTAATCCGAGATTACTTCAGCCATGTCGCCGAGCGACTCCGCCAACAGACTGATCCCCAACCAGACGTCGAACAATTTCTCCTGGCGGTTGCGGAAAGCCACCGCCATCTGGTTACCACCATGCCTGATTTTCTGCCCATCTTCTTACGTGAGTTGGCTGAACCTCGCGAGGAAGTGCTCGAGTGTATTGTCCAGGCAATCGTTGGTTCACGTGTCCCCTCGATGGGTCGGGAGCGTTTTCGCTCGGAGATGGAGAGCGGCAAGATTCGTCCGCTGGACATGCGACAGGCCATCATCTCGTTCATAGCCATGAGCCTCGGATACTATCTCATGTCGCCGGTAGCTGACCGGATTTGGAGCATAACTGATCGCGAGCGCTTTCTTGCCGAGCGGCCGCGCGCGATCGTTGACATATTCCTCAACGGAGTGAGACCACGTCGATGA